One window from the genome of Enterobacteriaceae bacterium Kacie_13 encodes:
- a CDS encoding D-lactate dehydrogenase, with product MDNQTLIAALKEIAGSRHVLTGDSNTERYRKGFRSGGGKALAVVFPQTLLQQWQLLKACIAADKIVIMQAANTGLTEGSTPSGEDYDRDIVIFSTLKLDQIQLLDGGHQVVGFPGSTLYKLEKMLKPYNREPHSVIGSSCIGASVVGGICNNSGGSLVKRGPAYTEMALYAQINEHGELQLINHLGINLGDTPEEILNRLERADYHEADIQHDQRLASDHDYAERVREVDADTPSRFNADERRLFEASGCAGKLAVFAVRLDTFPAETQQQVFYIGTNDTAVLTELRRQILRDFANLPVAGEYMHRDIFDITEVYGKDTFMMIDKLGTDKMPDMFTAKGKFDAHISKVPFLPKNFSDRVMQCLSKALPNHLPPRMKQYRDRFEHHLLLKMSGPGIDEARNFLTRFFSDGQGDFFICSADEGKKAFLHRFAAAGAAVRYHAVHEKEVEDILALDIALRRNDRDWFETLPEDIDNQLVAKLYYGHFMCHVFHQDYIVKKGADSKALKHRMLELLDAKGAEYPAEHNVGHLYLAKPHLKEFYRQADPTNSFNPGIGKTSKLKNWQE from the coding sequence ATGGATAATCAGACACTCATCGCCGCATTGAAAGAGATTGCCGGCAGCCGCCATGTTCTCACAGGAGACAGCAACACCGAGCGCTACCGTAAAGGCTTTCGCTCCGGCGGAGGCAAAGCGCTGGCGGTGGTTTTCCCGCAGACGTTGCTGCAACAGTGGCAACTCCTGAAAGCCTGCATCGCCGCCGATAAAATTGTCATTATGCAGGCCGCCAATACCGGGCTGACCGAAGGTTCAACGCCCAGCGGCGAGGATTACGACCGTGATATTGTGATTTTCAGCACGCTGAAGCTCGATCAAATCCAGTTGCTCGACGGCGGCCATCAGGTAGTGGGTTTCCCCGGCAGCACGCTCTATAAGCTGGAAAAAATGCTCAAGCCTTATAACCGCGAACCGCACTCGGTGATCGGCTCGTCCTGCATTGGTGCTTCTGTCGTCGGCGGGATCTGCAATAACTCAGGGGGTTCATTGGTTAAGCGCGGCCCCGCGTATACCGAAATGGCGCTTTATGCACAGATCAATGAGCACGGCGAACTGCAGCTGATCAATCATCTGGGCATTAATCTGGGCGACACGCCGGAAGAGATCCTTAACCGCCTGGAAAGAGCCGACTATCATGAAGCCGATATTCAGCACGATCAGCGGCTGGCGTCCGATCATGATTATGCAGAACGCGTGCGCGAAGTGGATGCCGATACGCCATCACGCTTTAACGCCGATGAGCGCCGGTTGTTTGAGGCGTCAGGCTGTGCCGGAAAGCTGGCGGTCTTTGCGGTACGTCTGGATACCTTCCCGGCAGAAACCCAGCAGCAGGTATTTTATATCGGCACCAACGACACCGCCGTCCTCACCGAGCTGCGCCGACAGATCCTGCGTGACTTCGCCAATCTGCCGGTGGCAGGTGAATATATGCATCGCGATATTTTCGATATCACCGAGGTCTACGGCAAAGACACGTTCATGATGATCGACAAACTCGGCACCGACAAAATGCCGGACATGTTTACCGCCAAGGGCAAGTTTGACGCGCACATCAGCAAAGTCCCTTTCCTGCCGAAAAACTTCAGCGACCGCGTGATGCAGTGCCTGAGCAAAGCCCTCCCCAATCATCTCCCGCCGCGCATGAAGCAGTACCGCGACCGCTTTGAACATCATCTGTTGCTGAAAATGTCCGGTCCGGGCATCGATGAGGCACGCAACTTCCTGACCCGTTTCTTCAGCGACGGTCAGGGTGATTTCTTTATCTGTTCCGCCGACGAAGGCAAGAAAGCGTTCCTGCACCGCTTTGCCGCAGCCGGTGCTGCCGTGCGTTATCACGCTGTACATGAAAAAGAGGTGGAAGATATTCTGGCGCTGGACATCGCGCTGCGCCGCAACGACCGCGACTGGTTTGAAACCTTGCCGGAGGACATAGACAATCAGCTGGTGGCAAAACTCTATTACGGGCATTTCATGTGTCACGTTTTCCATCAGGATTACATCGTCAAAAAAGGCGCGGACAGCAAAGCACTGAAACACCGGATGTTGGAACTGCTTGATGCCAAAGGCGCGGAATATCCCGCCGAGCACAACGTCGGGCATCTATATCTGGCGAAGCCTCATCTGAAGGAGTTCTACCGGCAGGCCGATCCGACTAACAGCTTCAATCCGGGGATTGGCAAAACCAGTAAACTGAAGAATTGGCAGGAGTAA
- a CDS encoding BAX inhibitor (BI)-1/YccA family protein has product MDRYPRSNGSIVERANTGIQAYMAQVYGWMFCGLLLTAFVAWYASGSEKIMSFVFSSQITFFGLIIAQLALVFVISGMVNRLSGTVATGLFMLYSALTGLTLSSIFLVYTGDSIFGTFIVAAGMFGAMSVYGYVTKRDLTGIGSMLFMALIGLVLASLVNMWLKSSGLANIISYAGVLIFVGLTAYDTQKLKNMGAQLSADDRDNFRKYSIVGALTLYLDFINLFLMLLRIFGNRR; this is encoded by the coding sequence ATGGATCGATATCCACGTAGTAACGGTTCAATTGTTGAACGCGCGAATACCGGCATTCAGGCCTACATGGCGCAAGTCTATGGCTGGATGTTCTGTGGTTTGCTGCTGACCGCATTTGTGGCCTGGTATGCATCCGGTTCTGAGAAAATCATGAGTTTTGTTTTCTCAAGCCAGATTACGTTCTTCGGTTTGATCATCGCGCAGCTGGCCCTGGTCTTCGTGATTTCCGGCATGGTGAATCGCCTGAGCGGCACGGTGGCAACCGGTCTGTTCATGCTCTATTCGGCGCTGACCGGTCTGACGCTTTCCAGCATTTTCCTCGTTTACACCGGCGACTCTATTTTCGGGACGTTCATCGTAGCAGCCGGTATGTTCGGTGCGATGAGTGTTTACGGTTACGTGACCAAGCGTGATTTAACCGGCATCGGCAGCATGTTGTTCATGGCGTTGATCGGTCTGGTGTTGGCCTCACTGGTGAACATGTGGCTGAAAAGCTCCGGCCTGGCGAACATCATTTCTTACGCAGGCGTGTTGATCTTCGTTGGTCTGACCGCGTATGACACTCAGAAGCTGAAAAACATGGGTGCGCAGCTGTCAGCGGATGACCGCGATAACTTCCGCAAATACTCAATTGTGGGCGCACTGACGTTGTATCTGGACTTCATCAACCTGTTCCTGATGCTGTTACGCATTTTCGGTAATCGTCGTTAA
- the rhlE gene encoding ATP-dependent RNA helicase RhlE — protein MSFDSLGLSAEILRAVEEQGYREPTPIQRQAIPVVLEGRDLMASAQTGTGKTAGFTLPLLNMLSHTNAQFKGRRPVRALILTPTRELAAQIGENVQAYSKYLTLRSMVVFGGVSINPQMLKLRGGVDVLIATPGRLLDLEHQRAVDLSQVEILVLDEADRMLDMGFIHDIRRVLAKLPAKRQNLLFSATFSDEIKGLASKLLTNPASVEVARRNTASEQIDQTVHFVDKKRKRELLSQMIGEGDWKQVLVFTRTKHGANHLAEQLNKDGITAAAIHGNKSQGARTRALADFKDGGVRVLVATDIAARGLDIDMLPHVVNYELPNVPEDYVHRIGRTGRAEATGEAVSLVCVDEHKLLRDIERLLKREIPRVALPGYEPDPSIKAEPIINGRQGSGGGGGRGAPRQGQRSGAPRSGAPRSGAPRPGGSSARSGTSENRGSGENRPARARPAHAGQRRSGPAGSGNK, from the coding sequence ATGTCATTTGATTCCCTCGGCTTAAGTGCCGAAATTTTGCGTGCTGTTGAAGAACAGGGCTATCGCGAACCTACGCCTATCCAACGTCAGGCAATCCCTGTTGTGTTAGAAGGTCGTGACCTGATGGCGAGCGCGCAGACCGGTACCGGTAAAACCGCTGGTTTTACCCTGCCGCTGCTGAATATGCTCAGCCATACCAATGCGCAATTCAAAGGACGTCGCCCGGTTCGTGCGCTGATCCTGACCCCAACCCGTGAACTTGCGGCACAAATCGGCGAAAACGTTCAGGCGTACAGCAAGTACCTGACCTTACGTTCGATGGTGGTGTTTGGTGGTGTGAGCATCAATCCGCAGATGCTGAAACTGCGCGGTGGTGTGGATGTGCTGATCGCAACGCCTGGCCGTTTGCTGGATCTCGAACACCAGCGCGCTGTTGATTTATCGCAGGTAGAAATTTTAGTGCTTGATGAAGCCGACCGCATGCTGGACATGGGCTTCATTCACGACATCCGTCGCGTGCTGGCAAAACTGCCTGCCAAGCGTCAGAACCTGCTGTTCTCCGCGACCTTCTCTGATGAGATCAAAGGTCTGGCGAGCAAGCTGCTGACCAACCCGGCTTCAGTTGAAGTCGCGCGTCGCAACACAGCGTCCGAACAAATTGATCAGACCGTTCACTTTGTTGATAAAAAACGCAAAAGAGAACTGCTGTCTCAGATGATCGGCGAAGGCGACTGGAAGCAGGTGCTGGTGTTTACCCGAACTAAACACGGCGCGAACCATCTGGCTGAGCAGCTGAATAAAGACGGCATCACTGCCGCCGCTATTCACGGTAATAAAAGTCAGGGTGCGCGTACCCGTGCACTGGCAGATTTCAAAGATGGCGGCGTTCGCGTACTGGTTGCAACCGATATTGCCGCGCGCGGTCTGGATATCGATATGCTGCCGCACGTCGTGAACTACGAGCTTCCCAATGTACCGGAAGATTACGTTCACCGCATCGGCCGTACTGGCCGTGCAGAAGCAACCGGTGAAGCGGTTTCTCTGGTATGTGTGGATGAACACAAACTGCTGCGTGACATCGAGCGTTTGCTGAAGCGTGAAATTCCACGCGTTGCACTGCCGGGTTACGAGCCAGATCCAAGCATCAAAGCAGAGCCTATCATCAATGGTCGTCAGGGCAGCGGTGGCGGCGGTGGTCGTGGCGCTCCACGTCAGGGCCAGCGTTCGGGCGCACCGCGCTCAGGTGCTCCACGTTCAGGCGCACCGCGTCCGGGCGGCAGCAGCGCACGCAGCGGAACGTCTGAAAACCGTGGCTCCGGTGAAAACCGTCCAGCCCGCGCGCGTCCTGCCCATGCAGGCCAGCGTCGCAGCGGTCCTGCGGGCAGCGGCAACAAGTAA
- a CDS encoding MFS transporter: protein METWKINLISVWLGCFFTGMAMSQILPFLPLYIEQLGVTDHASLSLWSGLVFSGTFLVSAIVAPLWGSLADRKGRKLMLLRAALGMAIVMMLQGFATNVWQLFILRTLMGLTSGYIPNAMALVASQVPRDKSGWALGTLSTGQVSGVIIGPLLGGFMADHLGLRTVFFVTSGMLFISFLITLFLIKERVVPVTKANRLSGKAVFTTLPYPWLIVSLFVTTMMIQLANGSISPILTLFIRELSSDTSNIAFISGVIAAVPGVSALMAAPKLGKLGDRIGAHRILIAALVFCFILFCLMALINTPTQLGILRFMLGFGDGALMPAVQALLVKYSSDQVTGRIFGYNQSFMYLGNVIGPLIGSSASAVLGFRWVFIVTAILVLFNTVQVWWSFRQVPTGRVRIP, encoded by the coding sequence ATGGAAACCTGGAAAATCAATTTAATCTCCGTCTGGCTGGGGTGTTTTTTCACCGGCATGGCGATGAGTCAAATCCTGCCTTTTTTACCTCTTTATATCGAACAGCTGGGCGTCACCGATCACGCATCCCTGAGTTTGTGGTCCGGTCTGGTCTTCAGCGGCACATTTCTGGTTTCCGCCATCGTCGCGCCATTATGGGGCAGCCTCGCGGATCGCAAAGGCCGCAAACTGATGCTGCTGCGCGCGGCGCTGGGCATGGCGATCGTCATGATGTTGCAGGGCTTTGCCACCAACGTCTGGCAGCTGTTCATTCTGCGTACGCTGATGGGCCTGACCTCCGGTTATATCCCGAACGCCATGGCGCTGGTCGCTTCGCAGGTACCACGGGATAAAAGCGGCTGGGCGCTCGGTACGCTCTCTACCGGTCAGGTGTCCGGCGTAATTATCGGCCCGCTGCTCGGCGGTTTTATGGCCGATCACCTCGGCCTGCGCACGGTGTTTTTCGTCACCAGCGGCATGTTGTTTATCAGCTTCCTCATTACGTTATTCCTGATTAAAGAGCGCGTGGTGCCGGTCACCAAAGCCAACCGGCTCAGCGGAAAAGCCGTTTTCACCACGCTACCCTATCCGTGGCTTATCGTCAGCCTCTTCGTGACGACCATGATGATTCAGCTCGCCAACGGCTCCATCAGCCCGATCCTCACGTTGTTTATCCGCGAACTCTCCTCGGACACCAGTAATATCGCCTTTATCAGCGGTGTTATCGCCGCCGTGCCCGGCGTTTCCGCCCTCATGGCTGCGCCGAAACTGGGCAAGCTCGGCGATCGCATCGGCGCACACCGTATCCTCATCGCCGCGCTGGTCTTTTGCTTCATCCTGTTCTGTCTGATGGCTCTCATCAACACCCCGACCCAGCTCGGCATACTGCGGTTTATGCTCGGCTTTGGAGACGGCGCGCTGATGCCTGCCGTACAGGCGCTGCTGGTGAAATACAGCAGCGATCAGGTCACCGGCAGGATCTTCGGTTATAACCAGTCATTCATGTATCTGGGGAATGTCATCGGTCCATTGATAGGCTCAAGTGCCTCTGCGGTGCTGGGATTCCGCTGGGTGTTTATCGTCACGGCGATACTGGTGTTGTTTAACACGGTACAGGTATGGTGGAGTTTCCGGCAGGTACCGACGGGGAGAGTCAGGATCCCGTAG
- a CDS encoding MFS transporter, translating to MSESQSGWKDLFSAENRGSAITLSAGVALYATNSYIVITILPSVVQDIGGLAWYAWNTTLYVVCSILGSALSARLMRSAGPRGSYLTAAAIFIAGAAICTAAPSMPVLLLGRALQGLGGGFLFALSYAMINLLFKESLWPRAMALISAMWGIATLVGPAVGGVFAELHAWRWAFGLLLPVTAFFCFWVWRLLPKSQRDKQPEEPLPLMQLALLTGAVLVVSAGSLSTSGLINLLGFVIAVVMMLILRHREFTADVRLLPRNALRTSSPLYGLYLVMTLLIIGLGCELFVPYLLQHLHGQTPLAAGYITAAAAAGWTLSEVASSGWTGRRADNAIVFGPLILTAGLLLLLFTVPVAFGMPWLNISGVVVGLTLAGFGIGLGWPHLLTRVLQQAPEEDREKAGASITVVQSFAAALGAALAGTVANFAGVNQGDAGASSAAFWMFLLFAIPAFLAMWIAWRSVKARQSLRTMEKPLSRDLSQG from the coding sequence ATGTCGGAAAGTCAGAGCGGGTGGAAGGATTTATTCAGCGCGGAAAACCGGGGAAGTGCGATCACCCTGAGTGCCGGTGTCGCGCTTTATGCCACTAACAGTTACATCGTAATCACGATTTTGCCCTCCGTAGTGCAGGATATCGGCGGACTGGCGTGGTATGCCTGGAACACCACGCTGTACGTGGTGTGCTCGATTCTTGGCTCTGCGCTCTCTGCACGGCTGATGCGCAGCGCCGGACCGCGCGGCAGTTATCTCACCGCCGCAGCCATCTTTATTGCCGGTGCCGCCATTTGTACCGCCGCACCGAGTATGCCGGTGCTGCTGCTCGGGCGGGCGTTGCAGGGGCTGGGTGGCGGATTCCTGTTTGCGCTGTCCTACGCGATGATCAATCTGCTGTTTAAAGAGTCGCTCTGGCCGCGAGCGATGGCGCTGATTTCGGCGATGTGGGGCATCGCGACGCTGGTCGGTCCGGCGGTCGGCGGTGTCTTCGCGGAGCTGCACGCATGGCGCTGGGCATTCGGTTTACTTCTGCCGGTCACTGCATTCTTCTGCTTCTGGGTCTGGCGACTGCTGCCGAAATCCCAGCGTGACAAGCAGCCGGAAGAGCCGCTGCCGTTGATGCAACTGGCGCTGCTGACCGGTGCGGTGCTGGTGGTCTCGGCCGGGAGTTTGTCCACCTCTGGTCTTATCAATCTGCTCGGTTTTGTGATTGCCGTAGTGATGATGCTGATTTTACGTCATCGCGAATTTACCGCCGATGTACGCTTACTGCCGCGTAATGCGCTGCGCACTTCATCGCCGCTTTACGGTTTATATCTGGTGATGACGTTGCTAATTATCGGCCTTGGCTGTGAGCTGTTTGTTCCTTATCTGCTGCAACATTTGCACGGCCAGACGCCGCTGGCCGCGGGTTACATCACCGCCGCCGCCGCTGCGGGCTGGACGCTCAGTGAAGTTGCCAGCTCAGGCTGGACGGGCCGTCGCGCCGATAATGCCATTGTCTTCGGGCCGTTGATCCTCACCGCCGGTCTGCTGTTGCTGCTGTTTACAGTGCCGGTGGCTTTCGGGATGCCGTGGCTAAACATCAGCGGCGTAGTGGTCGGACTGACGCTGGCCGGTTTCGGTATCGGCCTTGGCTGGCCGCATCTGCTGACCCGCGTGCTGCAACAGGCACCGGAGGAAGACCGCGAAAAAGCAGGTGCATCGATAACCGTTGTCCAGTCCTTTGCCGCCGCGCTGGGTGCCGCTTTAGCGGGCACCGTGGCGAACTTTGCCGGTGTGAATCAGGGGGATGCCGGTGCATCAAGCGCCGCGTTCTGGATGTTCCTGCTGTTCGCCATCCCGGCCTTCCTGGCCATGTGGATTGCGTGGCGTTCGGTGAAAGCGCGGCAGTCGCTGCGCACCATGGAAAAACCATTAAGCCGTGATTTGTCACAGGGGTAA
- the dusC gene encoding tRNA dihydrouridine(16) synthase DusC encodes MRVLLAPMEGVLDPLVRELLTEVNDYDLCITEFVRVVDQLLPAKVFHRLCPELHHDSRTPSGTRVRVQLLGQYPEWLAENAARAVELGSYGVDLNCGCPSKMVNGSGGGATLLKDPELIYQGAKAMRAAVPAHLPVTVKVRLGWDSLDRSFEIADAVQQAGATELAVHGRTKDDGYKAERINWQAIGEIRQRLSIPVIANGEIWDYASAQACMQITGCDAVMLGRGALNIPNLSRMVKYNAPRMPWPDVMTLLQKYTRLEKQGDTGLYHVARIKQWLGYLRKEYAEATELFTEVRVLNTSKDIAERINR; translated from the coding sequence ATGCGCGTATTACTGGCTCCGATGGAAGGTGTACTTGATCCCCTGGTTCGTGAACTTCTGACCGAAGTGAACGACTATGATTTGTGCATCACTGAGTTTGTGCGTGTGGTCGATCAACTGCTGCCCGCCAAAGTTTTCCACCGCCTGTGCCCCGAATTACATCACGACAGCCGCACGCCTTCCGGAACGCGAGTTCGCGTGCAGCTGCTCGGGCAATATCCCGAATGGCTGGCTGAGAATGCCGCCCGTGCCGTCGAACTGGGTTCTTACGGTGTCGATCTCAACTGCGGTTGTCCGTCGAAAATGGTCAACGGCAGCGGCGGTGGCGCAACGTTACTCAAAGATCCGGAGCTGATTTATCAGGGAGCCAAAGCCATGCGCGCCGCGGTGCCAGCGCATCTGCCGGTGACGGTGAAAGTCCGTCTCGGCTGGGATTCTCTCGATCGCAGTTTTGAGATTGCCGATGCGGTGCAACAGGCCGGCGCAACCGAGCTGGCCGTGCATGGCCGCACTAAAGACGACGGCTATAAAGCGGAGCGGATTAACTGGCAGGCGATTGGGGAAATTCGTCAGCGTCTGAGCATTCCGGTGATAGCCAACGGTGAAATCTGGGATTACGCCAGTGCGCAAGCCTGTATGCAAATTACCGGGTGTGACGCGGTGATGCTCGGACGCGGCGCGCTGAATATTCCCAATCTCAGCCGGATGGTGAAGTACAACGCGCCGCGAATGCCGTGGCCGGATGTGATGACCCTTTTGCAAAAATACACCCGCCTCGAAAAGCAGGGCGATACCGGTTTGTATCACGTCGCCCGCATTAAACAGTGGCTGGGCTATTTGCGTAAAGAGTACGCCGAAGCGACAGAGTTATTTACTGAAGTGCGCGTGTTGAATACGTCGAAGGACATCGCCGAACGCATCAACCGGTGA
- a CDS encoding D-alanyl-D-alanine endopeptidase, translated as MKIRLLVLSLLALNTGMLSAPAAFAAKQEQAVAPIVQIASGSAMVVDLKSHEVIYSRNPDEVRPIASLTKLMTAMVTLDAKLPLDEVINIDISNTPEMRGVFSRVKLNSEITRRQMIQLALMSSENRAAASLAAHYPGGYSAFINAMNAKAKSLGMTHTRYVEPTGLSPRNVSTARDLTRLLLASQRYPLIGELSTTSEKTAVFSHPAYALPFRNTNHLIMNPSWSIQLTKTGYTDDAGHCLAMRTTINGKPVTLVVMDAFGKFTAFADANRLRTWMETGKTVPVPQIAKNYRKQKDQQKSQPSVEEAQD; from the coding sequence GTGAAAATTCGTCTTTTAGTTCTGAGCTTACTCGCGTTAAACACCGGCATGTTGTCTGCCCCCGCCGCCTTTGCTGCAAAGCAAGAGCAGGCTGTCGCCCCGATTGTTCAAATTGCTTCCGGCAGTGCTATGGTGGTAGATCTTAAGAGCCACGAAGTAATTTATTCCCGAAATCCCGATGAGGTGAGGCCGATTGCCTCCCTGACCAAACTGATGACCGCCATGGTAACGCTGGATGCGAAATTGCCGCTGGATGAAGTCATTAATATCGATATCAGCAATACGCCTGAAATGCGCGGTGTGTTCTCCCGTGTAAAACTCAACAGTGAAATTACCCGCCGTCAGATGATCCAGCTGGCGCTGATGTCTTCAGAAAATCGTGCGGCGGCCAGTCTGGCTGCGCATTATCCGGGCGGATATTCTGCTTTCATTAATGCTATGAATGCGAAAGCTAAATCTCTGGGGATGACGCATACCCGGTACGTCGAACCGACCGGTTTGTCGCCGCGTAACGTTTCGACGGCGCGTGACTTAACCCGTCTGCTGCTGGCCTCACAGCGTTATCCGCTGATTGGCGAACTGAGCACTACGTCGGAGAAAACCGCCGTGTTCAGCCATCCTGCTTACGCCTTGCCGTTTAGAAATACCAACCATCTGATCATGAACCCGTCGTGGAGCATTCAGTTGACCAAGACCGGCTACACTGATGACGCCGGGCACTGTCTGGCGATGCGCACCACTATCAACGGCAAACCGGTGACATTGGTTGTTATGGACGCCTTTGGGAAATTCACCGCCTTTGCGGATGCCAACCGTCTGCGCACCTGGATGGAAACTGGCAAAACCGTGCCTGTTCCGCAGATTGCGAAAAACTACCGTAAACAGAAAGATCAGCAGAAGTCGCAGCCGAGCGTAGAAGAGGCACAGGACTAG
- the moaE gene encoding molybdopterin synthase catalytic subunit MoaE encodes MDQTKIIVDAAPFRVGDEYHWLAQSDADGAVVTFTGKVRNHNLGNHVSALTLEHYPGMTEKALAEIVADARTRWPLQRVSVYHRVGPMYPGDEIVFVGVTSAHRGMAFEATEFIMDHLKTRAPFWKREATEEGDRWVDARDSDKDAAARW; translated from the coding sequence ATGGATCAGACCAAAATTATTGTCGATGCTGCGCCGTTTCGCGTTGGCGATGAATACCACTGGCTGGCGCAGTCCGATGCGGACGGCGCTGTGGTGACCTTTACAGGCAAAGTGCGCAATCACAATCTGGGTAATCACGTCAGCGCGTTAACGCTGGAGCATTATCCGGGGATGACCGAGAAAGCGCTGGCGGAAATTGTCGCTGACGCCCGTACCCGCTGGCCGCTGCAACGAGTTTCGGTTTATCACCGCGTCGGACCGATGTATCCGGGCGATGAAATTGTGTTTGTAGGCGTCACCAGCGCGCATCGCGGAATGGCATTTGAAGCGACTGAATTCATTATGGATCACCTGAAAACCCGTGCGCCTTTCTGGAAGCGTGAAGCGACGGAAGAGGGCGACCGCTGGGTTGACGCCCGTGACAGCGATAAAGACGCGGCGGCGCGCTGGTAA
- a CDS encoding DUF1282 domain-containing protein: MVNHVWGLMSHPGPELQQIQRERETVSHVYSHHVLLMALIPVVCSFIGTTQLGWNFGDGQKLLVSMFTASYIAVIFYVLMLGAVALMGRIIYWMARRYDSRPTLNSCIVFAGYVATPMFLSGIVALYPMVWLCLFVGIIGLCYSGYLLYLGIPNFLNIDRREGFLFSSSTLAMGVLVLELLLALTVLMWGYGTKLF, translated from the coding sequence ATGGTTAATCATGTCTGGGGGCTGATGTCCCATCCCGGTCCCGAACTGCAACAAATCCAGCGTGAACGGGAAACCGTTTCACATGTGTATTCTCACCATGTGCTGCTGATGGCACTTATCCCGGTTGTCTGTTCCTTTATCGGTACAACTCAGCTTGGCTGGAATTTCGGTGACGGACAGAAACTGCTGGTTTCCATGTTCACCGCGTCTTATATCGCCGTTATTTTTTATGTTTTGATGTTAGGCGCTGTCGCCCTGATGGGGCGGATTATCTACTGGATGGCGCGTCGCTATGACAGCCGCCCGACACTCAACAGCTGTATCGTGTTCGCCGGCTACGTTGCCACACCGATGTTTCTCAGCGGGATTGTCGCGCTGTATCCGATGGTCTGGTTATGCCTGTTCGTCGGGATTATTGGTTTGTGCTACAGCGGCTATCTGCTGTATCTCGGCATTCCAAACTTCCTCAATATTGACCGCCGTGAAGGCTTCCTGTTTTCCAGTTCAACGCTGGCGATGGGGGTTCTGGTTCTCGAATTATTGCTCGCGCTGACGGTATTAATGTGGGGTTATGGAACGAAGTTGTTTTAA
- a CDS encoding VOC family protein, with the protein MENNDIGLSHIAFAVKDLDASIAFYQQFASMKVIHRRGERGTSARPVAWLSDMTRHFAIVLAEDPDSKDTQLGPFGHLGVACASKEAMDAKLAEARAAGVLRQEPTDSGAPVGYWAFLDDPDGNTLELSYGQEIGYLIENQ; encoded by the coding sequence ATGGAAAACAACGATATCGGCCTGAGCCACATTGCCTTTGCTGTCAAAGACCTCGATGCCAGCATCGCGTTTTACCAGCAATTTGCCAGCATGAAAGTCATCCACCGGCGCGGAGAGCGAGGCACGAGCGCCAGACCCGTCGCATGGCTGAGTGACATGACCCGTCACTTCGCTATCGTTCTGGCGGAAGACCCTGATTCTAAAGACACCCAACTCGGCCCGTTCGGTCACCTCGGCGTGGCCTGCGCCTCGAAAGAAGCGATGGATGCCAAACTGGCCGAAGCACGCGCGGCAGGCGTTTTGCGTCAGGAACCGACGGATTCCGGCGCGCCGGTCGGCTACTGGGCTTTTCTCGATGACCCCGACGGCAATACACTTGAACTTTCGTACGGGCAGGAGATCGGTTATCTGATTGAAAATCAATAA
- a CDS encoding MarR family transcriptional regulator: protein MSSNDLENNHDVRQSVAERILTLLKTRGELQASDAGHLLGTTGEAARQQFVKLAKEGLVEAKSVSQGVGRPAQFWQLTAQGHAHFPDAHADLTVQLLQLIRTSLGDSALEQLIMSRETQTLESYRQAMAGADSLEERLRRLTEIRTREGYMADWKVQEDGSYLLVENHCPICAAAATCQGFCRAERDVFSNVLDARVERTEHILQGARRCAYVISLGP, encoded by the coding sequence ATGTCAAGCAATGACTTGGAAAATAACCATGACGTCAGACAAAGCGTCGCTGAGCGCATTCTGACGTTGCTCAAAACCCGCGGGGAATTGCAGGCCAGCGACGCCGGTCATCTGCTGGGCACCACCGGCGAGGCGGCGCGTCAGCAGTTTGTGAAACTGGCGAAAGAAGGTCTGGTGGAAGCCAAATCCGTTTCGCAGGGCGTCGGACGTCCGGCGCAGTTCTGGCAGCTTACCGCGCAGGGCCACGCGCACTTCCCCGACGCGCACGCCGATCTGACTGTACAGCTCTTACAGCTGATCCGCACATCTTTGGGGGATTCGGCGCTGGAACAGCTCATCATGTCACGGGAAACCCAGACGCTGGAAAGTTACCGTCAGGCGATGGCCGGGGCGGATTCGCTGGAAGAACGACTGCGACGGCTGACGGAAATCCGCACCCGCGAGGGTTATATGGCCGACTGGAAAGTACAGGAAGATGGCAGCTATCTGCTGGTAGAAAATCACTGTCCGATTTGTGCGGCGGCGGCGACCTGTCAGGGCTTCTGCCGTGCGGAACGTGATGTGTTCAGTAATGTGCTGGATGCCCGCGTAGAGCGTACCGAGCACATTTTGCAAGGCGCGCGCCGCTGCGCTTATGTCATCAGCCTGGGGCCGTAA